Proteins from one Deinococcus sp. AB2017081 genomic window:
- a CDS encoding glucose-1-phosphate adenylyltransferase family protein translates to MARFSSRSLSSLPAGRGTRVAGKKVLVLILAGGKGQRLGVLTHERAKPALTFGGTYRLIDFALSNCMHSGLSDVWVLEEYQLHTLNDHLTNGRPWDLDRTHGGLEVLPPSPDTLTGTLEDAGNADALHANRHLIRSYAPDVVVVLSADHVYTLDYGDVIRHHLQVGADVTMVTTDLPDGEDGRRFGNVAVTRSGRVKRFDYKPDEPRGGQITTEVFVYDAPALLRTLDDLRRDTPAGRGLGDFGHALIPAFVAAKTAHAFPLDGYWLDVGLPGAYLRAHQDLLSGRSVALDTPDWPILSSSIPRMPAWLAGEARVSDSLISYGCRVEGRVTRSVLSPGVTVEAGAVVEDAVILRDATIRAGAHVRRAIVDEEAVVAARVDGGDGVAVIGARAHIAAPIRGDMQVEPGRRWRRGSRPTVTGDV, encoded by the coding sequence ATGGCCCGATTCTCTTCCCGCAGTCTGAGTAGCCTCCCCGCCGGGCGCGGCACCCGCGTGGCCGGCAAGAAGGTGCTGGTGCTGATCCTGGCCGGGGGCAAGGGTCAGCGGCTGGGCGTGCTCACCCACGAGCGTGCCAAGCCGGCCCTGACCTTCGGCGGCACGTACCGCCTGATCGATTTCGCCCTGAGCAACTGTATGCACAGCGGCCTGTCAGACGTGTGGGTGCTGGAGGAATACCAGCTGCACACGCTGAACGACCACCTGACCAACGGACGGCCGTGGGATCTCGACCGCACCCACGGCGGGCTGGAGGTGCTGCCCCCCAGTCCCGACACGCTGACCGGCACCCTGGAGGACGCCGGGAACGCGGATGCCCTGCACGCGAACCGGCACCTGATCCGCTCGTACGCGCCGGACGTCGTGGTCGTGCTGTCGGCCGACCACGTGTACACGCTGGACTACGGCGACGTGATCCGCCACCACCTGCAGGTCGGGGCCGACGTCACGATGGTTACGACCGACCTGCCCGACGGCGAGGACGGCCGGCGCTTCGGGAACGTGGCCGTGACCCGCAGTGGGCGCGTGAAGCGCTTCGACTACAAACCGGACGAACCGCGCGGCGGGCAGATCACCACCGAGGTCTTCGTCTATGACGCGCCCGCGCTGCTGCGCACCCTGGACGACCTGCGCCGCGACACCCCGGCCGGGAGGGGCCTGGGCGATTTCGGGCACGCCCTGATTCCCGCGTTCGTCGCGGCGAAGACGGCCCACGCCTTCCCGCTGGACGGCTACTGGCTGGACGTGGGGCTGCCCGGCGCGTACCTGCGGGCCCATCAGGATCTGCTCTCGGGGCGCTCGGTGGCGCTGGACACCCCGGACTGGCCGATCCTGAGTTCCAGCATTCCCCGGATGCCCGCGTGGCTCGCGGGGGAGGCCCGCGTGTCGGACAGCCTGATCTCGTACGGCTGCCGGGTGGAGGGCCGGGTGACGCGCTCGGTGCTGTCGCCCGGTGTGACCGTCGAGGCGGGTGCAGTGGTCGAGGACGCCGTGATCCTGCGTGACGCGACCATCCGCGCCGGGGCACACGTGCGCCGCGCCATCGTGGACGAGGAGGCCGTCGTCGCGGCCCGGGTGGACGGTGGGGACGGTGTGGCGGTCATCGGGGCGCGGGCCCACATCGCCGCTCCCATACGCGGCGACATGCAGGTGGAACCGGGCCGGCGCTGGCGGCGGGGGTCGCGGCCCACGGTCACCGGCGACGTGTGA
- a CDS encoding DUF402 domain-containing protein has protein sequence MQRDAHPVKIERHDVHAREHHTNTGCRPVQHYHETPHGLYVARPFVAHPRVRYWQAHLLPEHHLVVCRYDFHDRREHDYYIDVAQITREGDVWTVRDLYLDIVLHDGLMAEIIDTEELLAARDADYLTEREMHRAVTVAHDTLATLARARYSLRDWQDAHGLTLAWPARPVVTA, from the coding sequence ATGCAGCGAGACGCGCACCCGGTCAAGATTGAACGGCACGACGTCCACGCCCGCGAACACCACACCAATACCGGGTGCCGCCCGGTGCAGCACTACCACGAGACACCGCACGGGCTGTACGTGGCCCGGCCGTTTGTGGCGCACCCGCGCGTCCGGTACTGGCAGGCGCATCTGCTGCCCGAACATCATCTCGTCGTGTGTCGGTACGATTTTCACGACCGCCGCGAACACGACTATTACATCGACGTGGCCCAGATCACCCGCGAGGGTGACGTCTGGACCGTGCGCGACCTGTACCTGGACATCGTGCTCCACGACGGCCTGATGGCCGAGATCATCGACACCGAGGAGCTGCTGGCCGCCCGCGACGCCGACTACCTCACCGAGCGCGAGATGCACCGCGCCGTCACGGTGGCGCACGACACCCTGGCGACCCTGGCCCGTGCCCGCTACAGCCTGCGGGACTGGCAGGACGCCCACGGCCTGACCCTGGCGTGGCCGGCCAGACCGGTCGTGACGGCGTGA